Proteins from a single region of Gemmatimonadota bacterium:
- the ychF gene encoding redox-regulated ATPase YchF: protein MRLGLIGLPQVGKKTLFRLLTGHTGEMGQAKVRDERFDRLVEMYKPAREVPAEMAFVLLPDLDTQTERNIPVLQDLERVDVICFLARVFENDTVFHIAGDVDAKRDIQALWEELLLADLIFVEKRLERIAQDRHTKDRLRIEQEKDLMTRMQTHLEAGKPLRQFALTSDEVKLTSSYPFLTTKAVIAVLNTDEDQIGDDGIIDEIAADFADCGFEWIAISAQIEEEISLLDDETREEFLADLGIEQPALDRLTLLCYKTLGLISFFTVVNDEVHAWTIPKGTLSPKAGGAVHGDIERGFIRAEVMRYEDLITLGDEQKVKAAGKLMVKGKDAEIFDGDVIHFLFKV from the coding sequence ATGAGACTCGGGCTAATTGGATTGCCGCAGGTCGGTAAAAAAACGCTATTCCGCTTACTAACCGGACACACAGGTGAAATGGGACAGGCAAAAGTACGGGACGAGCGATTTGATCGGCTGGTAGAAATGTACAAACCCGCACGCGAAGTACCTGCGGAAATGGCATTTGTACTATTGCCCGACCTGGACACACAGACCGAACGCAACATACCTGTTCTTCAAGACCTGGAGCGGGTAGATGTAATCTGCTTCCTCGCCCGGGTATTTGAAAACGACACCGTCTTTCACATAGCGGGCGACGTAGATGCCAAACGCGACATACAGGCTCTTTGGGAAGAATTATTGCTCGCCGACCTGATCTTTGTAGAAAAGCGACTGGAGCGAATAGCACAAGACCGGCACACAAAAGACAGGCTGAGAATAGAGCAAGAAAAGGACTTAATGACGCGCATGCAGACGCATCTGGAAGCAGGGAAACCCCTGCGCCAGTTTGCACTGACCTCAGACGAAGTAAAACTCACATCCAGCTATCCCTTCTTAACCACCAAAGCAGTAATCGCAGTGCTAAACACAGACGAAGACCAGATCGGCGACGACGGAATTATAGATGAAATAGCCGCTGATTTTGCCGACTGTGGTTTTGAATGGATTGCAATATCCGCACAGATCGAAGAAGAAATCTCCCTGCTCGACGACGAAACGCGCGAGGAATTTCTCGCCGACCTCGGCATCGAACAACCCGCACTGGATCGGCTCACCTTATTGTGTTACAAAACCCTGGGCTTGATCTCATTCTTCACAGTAGTTAACGACGAAGTACACGCATGGACCATCCCAAAAGGCACCCTATCACCAAAGGCGGGCGGCGCAGTTCACGGCGACATCGAGCGGGGATTCATCCGGGCCGAAGTCATGCGCTACGAAGACTTAATCACACTGGGAGACGAACAAAAAGTAAAAGCAGCGGGCAAGCTCATGGTCAAAGGAAAAGACGCAGAGATCTTTGATGGCGATGTAATACACTTCTTGTTTAAGGTTTGA
- a CDS encoding sugar ABC transporter permease yields MVAIFHRYSSKYWHFAENGNSKKRPIAVSIPHPFREMRVQDGVLKYGFVGPALIFLIAFNIFPLFYNIYLSFTDAELSGGIAQLVGGRNYGVIFDDTRYGTALRTTGLFVVLAVATELLLGFALALALQKPFWGKPAITTILLVPMMLSPAVMGLYWNFILNGHYGVVNQALSVFGLYQPQWLTDPDLKLFSILMIDIWMWTPFMMLIALAGLNAIPNHLYEAAAIDRASRWTVFRRITLPLCSPLLFLAVLLRTTDALKQFDLVMAVTGPNDRATQTLSALLYQVMFRGYKIGLGSSYSIVILLIVIALATIFIRYITSIQAKQGRESA; encoded by the coding sequence ATGGTGGCAATATTTCACAGATATTCAAGCAAGTATTGGCACTTCGCAGAAAACGGGAACAGTAAGAAACGCCCCATCGCGGTATCCATCCCTCACCCCTTTCGAGAAATGCGCGTGCAAGACGGCGTTTTGAAATACGGCTTTGTGGGTCCAGCACTGATCTTTCTGATCGCGTTCAACATCTTTCCCCTCTTTTACAACATCTACCTCAGCTTTACCGATGCCGAACTCAGTGGCGGCATTGCACAACTCGTGGGCGGGCGCAACTACGGCGTCATCTTTGACGACACGCGCTATGGCACTGCCCTTCGCACCACCGGACTATTCGTGGTCCTGGCAGTCGCGACCGAACTCCTTCTCGGCTTTGCCCTTGCCCTCGCCCTTCAAAAACCCTTCTGGGGCAAACCCGCCATCACCACCATACTCCTGGTACCCATGATGCTATCTCCCGCAGTTATGGGCCTGTACTGGAACTTTATCCTCAATGGTCACTACGGCGTCGTCAATCAAGCACTATCCGTCTTTGGCCTCTACCAACCGCAATGGCTGACCGACCCCGATTTGAAGCTCTTCTCCATCCTGATGATCGACATCTGGATGTGGACGCCGTTTATGATGCTCATTGCCCTTGCCGGTCTCAATGCCATTCCCAACCACCTCTACGAAGCCGCGGCCATTGACCGGGCATCCAGATGGACCGTCTTTCGGCGCATCACCCTACCCCTGTGCTCACCCCTCCTCTTTCTCGCAGTCCTGCTGCGCACCACAGATGCCCTCAAGCAATTTGACCTCGTCATGGCTGTCACGGGACCCAATGATCGCGCGACCCAAACATTGAGTGCCCTCCTCTATCAAGTCATGTTTCGCGGATATAAAATCGGACTGGGCAGCTCTTACAGCATCGTCATCCTCCTCATCGTCATCGCACTCGCAACTATTTTCATCCGATACATCACCAGCATCCAGGCAAAACAGGGGAGGGAAAGCGCGTGA